In the genome of Bryobacteraceae bacterium, one region contains:
- a CDS encoding glycosyltransferase family 87 protein, with product MPALVSIFSGALLPIAAAVALGERFPKVCGVLRFALGAALLGQALFIAMAIGSGWVPVAVCVVCLAGLLSWRPPRLEQPWLAAAPILGYYFVHALAPETQPDAIGYHLGLVSGWLRDGGFFSETGHFEVMPHGLELLFTPAVAVGGYSAAKLVHFAFLVATLPLIVSTGRALGISDCSPWAAGIIYLAAPVVGVDGTCAYNDAALAFFTMSAFRLSLDGDRAATGIAAGFCYAVKMTGGVVLLYLLARRQWRALAVSLAMTAPWVARAWWLTGNPAAPLFNGFFPNPFFHLSTEQGLVSWVRSYDIAGPLWREWTLGGTATQGLTGPAFLLLPVALVALRRPAGRIAALAAFIVALPVLANAGTRFLIPFLGFVPLLWALAVPGRGLWLVAAAQVIACAPGVINRWNEPNAWRLQGFPIRAALRLEPEPEYLRRTTNAYEIAQMIEGATQPGDRVLDLAGIAEAYTDRDIRMHWQWADADRAANALYLASQSSRRISYRGLARWPKRAFSSLRIVQEGDGPEPWGFQEIEPLRDGKPVFPSSQWTLTASVNPWDLPFAFDRNPASRWQTWEPRRDGMWIEIAFPAPVELDGIRVLAPMGENNARYRIEGGGGVEGRGDVERGYWNAISLRDAAGRYLRREGFTHVAVRIDGDGFGAVGRDLEWRAADWGLRRAARAHGVYLYSQSGRTTRSR from the coding sequence TTGCCCGCTCTCGTCTCGATCTTCTCCGGTGCGCTGCTGCCCATCGCGGCAGCCGTCGCCCTCGGTGAACGGTTTCCGAAAGTTTGCGGCGTCCTCCGGTTTGCTCTCGGCGCCGCATTGCTCGGCCAGGCGCTCTTCATCGCCATGGCGATCGGGTCAGGTTGGGTCCCGGTCGCGGTGTGCGTGGTGTGCCTGGCTGGGCTCCTGAGCTGGCGTCCCCCCCGGCTCGAACAGCCCTGGCTCGCCGCCGCCCCCATCCTCGGCTACTACTTCGTCCACGCACTCGCCCCCGAGACCCAGCCAGACGCCATCGGCTACCATCTCGGACTCGTCTCCGGCTGGCTTCGCGATGGCGGTTTCTTCTCTGAAACCGGCCATTTCGAGGTCATGCCCCACGGGTTGGAACTGCTGTTCACCCCGGCCGTGGCCGTCGGCGGCTACTCGGCGGCGAAGCTCGTTCACTTCGCGTTTCTCGTCGCCACCCTTCCCCTGATCGTCTCCACAGGCCGCGCGTTGGGGATCTCCGATTGCTCGCCGTGGGCGGCGGGAATCATCTACCTCGCCGCGCCGGTGGTGGGCGTCGATGGCACTTGCGCATACAACGATGCCGCGCTGGCTTTCTTCACGATGTCCGCGTTCCGGCTGTCGCTCGACGGCGACCGCGCCGCCACCGGAATCGCCGCCGGATTCTGCTACGCCGTCAAGATGACCGGCGGAGTTGTGCTGCTCTATCTGCTCGCCCGGCGGCAGTGGCGAGCCCTGGCGGTTTCGCTGGCAATGACCGCGCCTTGGGTGGCCCGTGCGTGGTGGCTCACCGGCAATCCCGCCGCGCCTTTGTTCAACGGCTTTTTCCCCAATCCCTTCTTCCACTTATCCACTGAACAAGGGCTCGTCTCCTGGGTTCGATCCTACGATATTGCCGGCCCTTTATGGCGCGAATGGACGCTCGGCGGCACTGCTACGCAAGGACTCACCGGACCGGCCTTTTTGCTCCTCCCCGTGGCTTTGGTCGCGCTGCGCCGCCCGGCCGGACGAATTGCCGCCTTGGCCGCTTTCATCGTTGCATTGCCGGTGCTTGCGAACGCAGGAACCCGCTTTCTGATCCCGTTTCTGGGGTTCGTTCCCCTGCTTTGGGCGCTGGCCGTGCCCGGTCGAGGCCTGTGGCTGGTGGCGGCGGCGCAGGTGATTGCCTGCGCGCCGGGGGTCATAAACCGATGGAACGAACCAAACGCATGGCGGCTTCAGGGATTCCCCATTCGCGCCGCGCTACGGCTGGAACCCGAGCCGGAATATCTGCGCCGCACCACCAACGCCTACGAGATCGCGCAAATGATCGAGGGCGCCACGCAACCCGGCGACCGCGTGCTCGACCTTGCCGGAATCGCCGAAGCCTACACCGACCGCGACATCCGCATGCATTGGCAGTGGGCCGACGCCGACCGCGCCGCGAATGCTCTCTACCTCGCCTCGCAATCGTCGCGCCGGATCAGCTATCGCGGCTTGGCGCGGTGGCCGAAGCGCGCATTTTCAAGTCTGCGCATCGTCCAGGAGGGCGACGGACCGGAACCATGGGGTTTCCAGGAGATCGAACCGCTTCGGGACGGCAAGCCGGTGTTTCCGAGCAGCCAATGGACGCTCACGGCATCGGTGAACCCGTGGGATTTGCCATTCGCCTTCGATCGCAACCCGGCATCCCGCTGGCAGACCTGGGAGCCCCGGCGCGACGGCATGTGGATCGAGATCGCGTTCCCGGCGCCGGTGGAGCTGGACGGGATCCGGGTGCTGGCCCCGATGGGTGAGAACAACGCCAGGTACCGGATCGAGGGCGGCGGCGGGGTGGAAGGCCGGGGTGACGTGGAGCGCGGCTACTGGAACGCGATCAGTTTGCGCGATGCGGCGGGGCGCTACCTGAGGCGCGAGGGCTTCACGCACGTGGCGGTCCGCATCGACGGCGACGGCTTCGGCGCGGTAGGGCGTGACCTCGAATGGCGCGCCGCGGATTGGGGTCTGCGGCGGGCCGCGCGGGCCCACGGCGTTTACCTATATTCACAGTCCGGCCGCACAACCCGTTCCCGGTAG
- a CDS encoding matrixin family metalloprotease, translating into MSDRLGRFALLCAGIVFAGHLLDQPLFGGKAFRGGPDAVRWRDGRLRLEISRAVHTGGDAGVAAEESVDRVHRAVADAIRAWAGERAGLEIEVGYTPETAVASGVNLVTFTDTAPFDNGTCDPAIFIACTVLRYDELSGEILGAAVAFNPYKRHSASGIAATHDIGLVMLHEMGHVLGLDHSAVLNSVMAAEVELEPGSAPRAIFPLRQLSSDDRLTIAALYRPGELSRIEGSVTEDGASVAGAHVIAIDRGGHPTVGAFTAADGSYSLAVPSGEYLLAVEPLDGPVVPGQFFTVRDAAAPFPTLFWSVDGGSAAEGEWIVAEDGVVREAIGFAIRRRPVVNAATVGVIENGAYWGAARTQIAQGATYTLGVTRNPDDGPGSLGLLGEGWRLDGAATSPSAAPQLLRQKLSANSDPGAYVLAYRNESGVSLLAGGVTVVRQPKVESAFVDGVLVITGSDLAAAELAAEEHAGAGDNPLPGPSQLGGVAVRSQGRWLPLRAVGPGMIIADAPAPDAGEVAVVTGAGVETTVKIAR; encoded by the coding sequence ATGAGCGACAGACTGGGCAGGTTTGCCCTACTCTGCGCCGGCATTGTTTTTGCCGGGCATCTTCTCGATCAACCTTTGTTTGGCGGCAAGGCGTTTCGCGGCGGGCCGGATGCGGTGCGGTGGCGAGACGGGCGGCTCCGCCTCGAAATCAGCCGCGCGGTTCACACCGGCGGCGACGCGGGCGTCGCCGCCGAAGAATCAGTGGACCGCGTGCATCGGGCCGTCGCAGACGCCATTCGAGCCTGGGCGGGCGAGCGGGCCGGCCTCGAAATCGAGGTCGGGTACACGCCGGAAACCGCCGTCGCCAGCGGCGTCAATCTGGTTACCTTCACCGATACCGCCCCGTTCGACAACGGGACCTGTGATCCGGCGATCTTCATCGCCTGTACCGTGCTCCGCTACGACGAACTCTCCGGCGAGATCCTCGGCGCCGCCGTGGCTTTCAACCCATACAAACGGCACTCCGCCTCCGGCATCGCCGCCACGCACGACATCGGCCTTGTGATGCTGCACGAAATGGGCCACGTCCTCGGTCTCGACCATAGCGCCGTGCTCAACTCCGTCATGGCCGCCGAAGTCGAACTCGAACCAGGTTCCGCTCCCCGAGCCATCTTTCCCCTCCGGCAGCTCTCCTCCGACGACAGGCTCACCATCGCTGCCCTTTACCGCCCCGGCGAACTCTCGCGGATCGAAGGCTCCGTCACTGAAGACGGCGCCTCCGTCGCCGGGGCGCACGTCATCGCAATCGATCGCGGCGGGCATCCCACCGTCGGCGCCTTCACCGCCGCCGACGGCTCCTACTCGCTCGCCGTGCCCTCCGGCGAGTACCTCCTCGCGGTGGAACCGCTCGACGGACCGGTCGTGCCGGGTCAATTCTTCACCGTGCGCGACGCCGCCGCGCCGTTCCCGACGCTATTCTGGTCCGTCGACGGCGGCAGCGCCGCCGAAGGCGAGTGGATCGTCGCCGAAGACGGCGTCGTCCGCGAGGCGATCGGGTTCGCTATCCGGCGTCGGCCCGTGGTCAACGCCGCCACCGTCGGCGTGATCGAAAACGGCGCCTACTGGGGCGCCGCCCGGACGCAAATCGCGCAGGGCGCAACCTATACGCTCGGCGTCACCCGCAATCCCGACGATGGCCCCGGTTCCCTCGGTCTGCTCGGTGAGGGTTGGCGGCTCGACGGCGCCGCGACCAGCCCCTCCGCCGCGCCGCAACTCCTCCGCCAGAAGCTCTCGGCGAATTCCGATCCGGGCGCCTACGTCCTCGCCTACCGGAACGAGAGCGGCGTTTCGCTGCTCGCAGGCGGCGTCACCGTCGTGCGCCAACCCAAGGTGGAGAGCGCATTCGTCGACGGCGTGCTGGTCATCACCGGCTCGGATCTGGCAGCCGCCGAACTCGCCGCCGAGGAGCACGCGGGCGCCGGCGACAACCCTCTGCCCGGCCCTTCGCAGTTGGGCGGCGTCGCCGTTCGGTCCCAAGGGCGCTGGCTCCCGCTCCGCGCCGTCGGGCCAGGAATGATTATTGCCGACGCCCCTGCCCCCGACGCCGGCGAGGTCGCCGTCGTCACCGGCGCGGGCGTCGAAACCACGGTGAAAATCGCCCGATAA
- a CDS encoding sugar phosphate isomerase/epimerase — protein MTITRRHFAASTLAAALPLEAKIDPYVKGVRLGVQSYSFRDRPLDAAIAAMKEIGIGCVEMWSGHAEPSFKRDQRDDLRKWRTTVDLAEFTKIRKKFDAAGIELYAYNYSFRDDFSDEEIERGFQMAKALGVKTLTASSNVSTAKRVAPFAAKYKMPVGMHNHSNLRPNEFARPEDFDEAATAGPYIKINLDIGHFVAAGFDPVDYLAKNHARIVTLHIKDRKKNQGPNMVFGEGETPIKEVLGLLRSKKLKIPANIEYEYKGADTVAEVRKCMEYCKNALA, from the coding sequence ATGACCATCACACGCAGACACTTCGCCGCCTCGACGCTCGCCGCCGCACTTCCGCTCGAAGCCAAGATTGATCCGTACGTAAAGGGTGTACGCCTCGGCGTTCAGTCTTACTCCTTCCGCGACCGTCCGCTCGACGCGGCCATCGCCGCCATGAAGGAGATCGGCATCGGCTGCGTCGAAATGTGGTCCGGTCACGCCGAGCCATCCTTCAAACGCGACCAGCGCGACGATCTCCGCAAGTGGCGCACCACGGTGGATCTCGCCGAATTCACCAAGATCCGCAAGAAGTTCGACGCCGCTGGCATCGAACTCTACGCCTACAACTACTCCTTCCGCGACGACTTCTCCGACGAAGAGATCGAGCGCGGATTCCAGATGGCGAAAGCGCTCGGAGTGAAGACGCTGACTGCTTCTTCCAACGTCTCCACCGCGAAGCGAGTCGCCCCGTTCGCGGCCAAGTACAAGATGCCGGTGGGCATGCACAACCATTCGAACCTGCGGCCGAACGAGTTCGCGCGGCCCGAGGATTTCGACGAAGCCGCCACGGCCGGTCCGTACATCAAGATCAATCTCGACATCGGGCACTTTGTCGCCGCCGGCTTCGACCCGGTGGACTACCTGGCCAAGAACCACGCCCGCATCGTGACGCTGCACATCAAAGACCGGAAGAAGAACCAGGGCCCGAACATGGTGTTCGGCGAGGGCGAAACACCGATCAAGGAAGTGCTCGGGCTGCTGCGGTCGAAGAAGCTCAAGATACCGGCCAACATCGAGTATGAATACAAGGGCGCGGACACGGTGGCTGAAGTCCGCAAGTGCATGGAGTACTGCAAGAACGCGCTGGCGTAG
- a CDS encoding DUF1080 domain-containing protein, whose translation MLRVFVLALAAASLQGAGWRTLFNGRDLTGWESRGDGIWTVLEGVLLGQRDPKNNGPKEFPLTERQFQRWLNRQAWIYTKDEFTEYDLSLEYWVRAGGNSGVSLHDGTRAGYAIAAQPDYSKTPAHVAYEIQINHGYPDPKPSGSIYTLAEAKEGAQKLHQWNRFDIEVRTATMRVKLNGVLVAEAPTDPARPKSGPIGLQLHDMYTVAQFRNIKIRPLR comes from the coding sequence ATGCTCCGTGTCTTCGTTCTTGCTCTTGCCGCCGCGTCGCTGCAGGGAGCCGGCTGGCGGACCCTCTTCAACGGCCGTGACCTCACCGGCTGGGAGTCCCGCGGCGACGGGATCTGGACCGTGCTGGAGGGCGTTCTGCTCGGTCAGCGCGACCCGAAGAACAACGGCCCAAAGGAATTCCCGCTGACCGAACGGCAATTTCAGCGCTGGCTGAATCGCCAGGCCTGGATCTACACGAAGGACGAATTCACCGAATACGACCTTTCGCTCGAGTACTGGGTCCGCGCTGGCGGCAACTCCGGCGTCTCTCTGCATGATGGAACCCGCGCGGGATACGCCATCGCCGCCCAGCCCGACTATTCAAAGACGCCCGCCCACGTCGCCTACGAAATCCAGATCAACCACGGCTACCCAGATCCCAAGCCGAGCGGCTCCATCTACACCCTCGCCGAAGCGAAAGAAGGTGCGCAGAAGCTCCACCAGTGGAACCGTTTCGACATCGAAGTTCGTACCGCGACGATGCGCGTCAAACTCAACGGGGTCCTCGTGGCCGAAGCGCCCACCGATCCCGCACGTCCGAAATCAGGACCCATCGGCCTCCAGTTGCACGACATGTACACGGTGGCGCAGTTCCGGAATATCAAGATCAGGCCGCTGCGCTAG
- a CDS encoding metallophosphoesterase family protein, producing MRVSRIVLASGFGCLLTGALLVDAQREPKIPEAELNRPTAAPDRIILTYSGDPAKTQAVTWRTSVSDARAVAEIAESDDGPGFTAKARRVEAASETFQSNLGEARYHSATFEGLKPDAIYAYRVGDGFNWSEWNQFRTASAGAAPLTFLYVGDAQNDIYSLWSRLVRQAYTDASGARFIIHAGDLVNRGWNDSEWGEWHRAAGWINHSLVSMPAPGNHEYAFPEGGTRALTRQWRPQFTLPLNGAPGMEESSYYVDIQGVRIVVLNSNEKQAEQAEWLKGVLADNPNRWTVASFHHPIYSTAKGRDNKALRELWQPLFDQYGVDLVLTGHDHSYGRTNLMTGANTRTGRSGTVYVVSVSGPKMYTLDATSEFMQRRGEDTQLFQVIRVEGDRLRLESRTARGALYDAFELRKRRGRANRLVNLTPKTPERRKAAAEASGG from the coding sequence ATGCGCGTTTCCCGTATCGTTCTCGCCAGCGGCTTCGGCTGCCTGCTGACCGGCGCTTTGCTCGTCGACGCCCAGCGTGAACCGAAGATCCCCGAAGCGGAATTGAACCGGCCGACGGCTGCTCCGGATCGCATCATCCTCACTTACTCCGGCGATCCGGCGAAGACGCAAGCGGTGACGTGGCGAACCTCGGTGAGCGACGCCCGAGCGGTGGCCGAGATCGCCGAATCCGACGATGGGCCTGGGTTTACGGCAAAGGCGCGGCGCGTGGAGGCGGCGAGCGAGACGTTCCAGAGCAATCTCGGCGAGGCGCGGTATCACTCGGCGACGTTCGAGGGGTTGAAGCCGGACGCGATTTACGCCTATCGCGTCGGCGACGGATTCAACTGGAGCGAGTGGAATCAGTTCCGCACGGCTTCGGCCGGTGCGGCGCCGCTCACGTTTCTCTACGTGGGGGACGCGCAGAACGATATTTACTCATTGTGGTCGCGGCTGGTGCGGCAGGCTTACACGGACGCCAGCGGGGCGCGGTTTATCATCCATGCAGGGGACCTGGTGAATCGTGGGTGGAACGACAGCGAGTGGGGCGAATGGCATCGCGCGGCCGGGTGGATCAATCACTCCCTGGTCTCCATGCCGGCGCCGGGCAATCACGAATACGCGTTTCCGGAGGGAGGCACGCGCGCGTTGACGCGGCAGTGGCGGCCGCAGTTCACGCTGCCCCTCAATGGCGCCCCGGGGATGGAGGAGTCCAGTTACTACGTGGACATCCAGGGGGTTCGGATCGTGGTGCTGAACTCGAACGAGAAACAGGCCGAGCAGGCGGAGTGGCTGAAAGGGGTGCTGGCGGACAATCCGAACCGCTGGACGGTGGCGTCGTTCCATCATCCGATCTATTCGACCGCGAAGGGCCGCGACAACAAGGCGCTACGCGAATTGTGGCAGCCATTGTTCGATCAGTACGGCGTGGATCTTGTGTTGACGGGGCACGACCACAGCTATGGCCGCACCAACCTGATGACCGGGGCGAACACGCGCACGGGGCGCAGCGGGACGGTGTATGTGGTTTCGGTGAGCGGGCCGAAGATGTACACGCTCGATGCGACGAGCGAGTTCATGCAACGGCGGGGCGAGGATACGCAGTTGTTTCAGGTGATCCGCGTGGAGGGCGACCGGCTGCGGCTGGAGAGCCGGACGGCGCGGGGGGCCCTTTACGATGCGTTCGAATTGCGTAAGCGGCGGGGCCGGGCGAACCGGCTCGTGAATTTGACGCCGAAGACGCCGGAGCGGCGGAAGGCGGCGGCGGAGGCGTCGGGCGGGTAG
- a CDS encoding DUF3142 domain-containing protein: MKRALFAAALTAALVSCSRGAGGPKPERWSNAFWLWGDTAVESAVAVDELFVLAGTVRKGGTTLAGGLPERIPPAGAYWLAFRFYERTAPRPLSIQPLVNRIAELRKLAAARKLAVAGVQLDVDCPTRQLAAYAEWLSEFRKALGADVPVSITALLDWFRPGTEMQLVADAVDEYVPQFYDAGADAAPTISAPVMSPMWSARFQELGRRYRIGISTFGRVRFREAANRGAVYEAGGARPVDLALHSALTRRASRTRAGELRLVYTASRAGSIAGRSFLPGDAFEIIAATPESIFAGMEQAMKMGDYCAGVVFFRWPEAGEALTAQPAEVLRAAGGEPVAAPLRLRVSEGGCPAASCADVGVVMNRPFSEDPVRYRIVSTARIEYFVPADGSPARLISPYEIGLEMPPFSGRGLFAAGRAVTGSRSKYSIEELR, translated from the coding sequence GTGAAGCGCGCGTTGTTCGCGGCGGCGCTGACGGCAGCGTTGGTGTCGTGCTCGCGGGGAGCGGGCGGGCCGAAGCCGGAGCGCTGGTCGAACGCGTTCTGGCTGTGGGGAGACACGGCGGTGGAGTCGGCCGTTGCCGTGGACGAGCTTTTCGTTCTGGCGGGAACGGTGCGCAAGGGCGGAACAACGTTGGCGGGAGGATTGCCGGAGCGAATTCCGCCGGCCGGCGCGTATTGGCTGGCGTTTCGCTTTTACGAACGGACGGCGCCGCGGCCGCTGAGCATCCAGCCGTTGGTGAACCGCATCGCCGAACTGAGGAAGTTGGCCGCCGCCAGGAAGCTGGCTGTTGCCGGCGTGCAGCTTGACGTCGACTGCCCTACGCGCCAGCTGGCCGCGTACGCCGAGTGGCTGAGCGAGTTTCGCAAGGCGCTGGGAGCGGACGTTCCCGTGTCGATTACGGCCTTGCTCGATTGGTTCCGCCCGGGAACGGAGATGCAACTCGTCGCGGACGCCGTGGATGAGTACGTTCCGCAGTTCTACGACGCCGGCGCCGATGCAGCGCCTACGATCAGCGCGCCGGTGATGTCGCCGATGTGGAGCGCCCGGTTTCAAGAACTCGGACGGCGCTATCGCATTGGCATATCGACGTTCGGCCGCGTGCGGTTTCGCGAGGCGGCGAACCGGGGCGCGGTCTACGAGGCGGGCGGCGCGCGGCCGGTCGATCTGGCCTTGCATTCCGCGCTGACGCGGCGCGCGTCGCGAACCCGAGCCGGCGAACTGCGATTGGTGTACACGGCGTCGCGGGCCGGTTCCATCGCTGGCCGAAGCTTTCTGCCGGGCGACGCCTTCGAGATCATCGCAGCGACGCCGGAGTCCATCTTCGCCGGCATGGAGCAGGCCATGAAGATGGGGGACTACTGCGCCGGAGTGGTGTTCTTCCGCTGGCCTGAAGCCGGGGAGGCGCTGACTGCGCAACCGGCGGAGGTGCTGCGCGCTGCCGGCGGCGAACCCGTTGCCGCACCGCTGCGCTTGCGGGTTTCCGAGGGTGGATGCCCGGCGGCATCCTGCGCCGACGTCGGGGTCGTTATGAACCGGCCGTTTTCGGAAGACCCGGTCCGATACCGGATCGTCAGCACCGCGCGCATCGAGTACTTCGTTCCCGCCGACGGTTCACCGGCGCGATTGATCTCGCCCTACGAGATCGGCCTCGAGATGCCACCGTTTTCCGGGCGAGGATTGTTTGCGGCCGGCCGCGCTGTCACCGGCAGCCGCTCGAAATATTCGATCGAGGAACTACGGTAG
- a CDS encoding DUF1080 domain-containing protein — MRIAMLFLAAAVLPAQWVSLSPVKEISEHWTVEGAPAGIWSLRDGVIHCLGKPNGFLRSRKSYRNYVFRAEWRFIPDGWKGAPEEWPNAGFFIHAAETVDTWPRSLEVQGHFGEAGSMFGVRGGEVTGARRGPIVRNRPRFGDWDRYEIVARNGWIRVALNGEVVNEGFAAKPAEGHICLQSEGWPVEYRNISIMELDAGGFPAAEAIEQDLLDVARVAIRVAEGADPDSGALSRLARLTGYAYGINVWKPVAGKKAMHRTLGDRALSMLARKGDVVEQTFDIRKAAIDPGQRMSLTEPGWVAVLAPLLDAAGKPVAMLEIACHYGK; from the coding sequence ATGCGAATCGCGATGTTGTTTCTCGCCGCCGCCGTGCTACCGGCGCAGTGGGTCTCCCTTTCGCCGGTAAAGGAGATTTCCGAACACTGGACCGTCGAAGGAGCGCCGGCCGGCATCTGGTCCCTTCGCGACGGCGTCATCCACTGCCTAGGCAAGCCGAACGGCTTCCTCCGCAGCCGCAAGAGCTATCGCAACTACGTGTTCCGCGCCGAGTGGCGATTCATTCCCGATGGTTGGAAGGGCGCGCCCGAAGAGTGGCCCAACGCCGGCTTCTTCATTCACGCCGCGGAGACCGTGGATACCTGGCCGCGATCGCTTGAAGTACAGGGCCACTTCGGCGAGGCCGGCAGCATGTTCGGCGTCCGCGGCGGCGAGGTGACCGGCGCGCGCCGTGGGCCCATCGTGCGGAACCGGCCGCGATTCGGCGATTGGGACCGTTACGAGATCGTCGCGCGCAACGGCTGGATCCGCGTTGCGCTGAACGGCGAGGTGGTGAACGAAGGCTTCGCCGCCAAGCCCGCCGAAGGCCACATCTGCCTGCAATCGGAAGGCTGGCCGGTGGAATATCGCAACATCTCGATCATGGAACTCGACGCGGGCGGGTTTCCCGCCGCCGAGGCCATCGAACAGGATCTGCTCGACGTGGCGCGCGTGGCCATTCGGGTGGCCGAGGGCGCCGATCCGGATTCAGGAGCCCTGTCCCGGCTCGCCAGGCTCACCGGCTACGCCTACGGCATCAACGTCTGGAAGCCTGTGGCCGGCAAGAAGGCCATGCACCGCACGCTCGGCGACCGTGCACTGAGCATGCTGGCGCGCAAAGGCGACGTGGTGGAGCAGACCTTCGACATCCGGAAGGCCGCCATTGACCCGGGCCAGCGTATGTCGCTCACCGAGCCCGGCTGGGTGGCTGTCCTCGCGCCGCTGCTCGATGCGGCGGGCAAGCCGGTGGCCATGCTCGAGATCGCGTGCCACTACGGGAAGTAA
- a CDS encoding acetate/propionate family kinase codes for MNILVPNLGSTSFKYQFLEMPAETVLAQGRVERVTDYRAAIAALDTAGAPVDAVAFKVVHGGAHYRGTFHVDAEVLDALRRLLPAAPAHNAIYLTGIEAFQQAMPGVPTVAAFETAFHATMPDHASLYGVPRRWLDEGEVRRYGFHGASHQFVAGAVPAMLGRPAPRLVSCHLGGSSSMCAIRDGRSVDTTMGFSPQSGLENATRHGELDAFAVIYMQERFGMTPEAIRQELAGGGGLAGISGIAGGDVRDLEATGTPEAAAALDVFAYQVRKTIGAYGAAMGGIDAVAFTGGIGENAAGLRRRILEPLGFLGIALDKANETGAGDRLVSAPDSKVAIVVLRTNEELIVARRAWRLLSGG; via the coding sequence GTGAACATTCTCGTCCCTAACCTCGGGTCGACTTCGTTCAAGTACCAGTTCTTAGAAATGCCCGCCGAGACGGTGCTGGCGCAAGGCCGCGTCGAACGTGTTACCGACTACCGCGCCGCCATCGCCGCGCTCGACACCGCCGGGGCTCCGGTGGATGCCGTGGCATTCAAGGTGGTCCACGGCGGTGCGCATTATCGCGGTACATTTCACGTCGACGCCGAGGTGCTCGATGCCCTGCGCCGCCTGCTTCCCGCCGCGCCCGCCCACAACGCCATCTATCTCACCGGCATCGAAGCGTTCCAACAAGCCATGCCCGGCGTCCCGACGGTGGCCGCGTTCGAAACCGCGTTCCACGCCACCATGCCGGACCACGCGTCGCTCTACGGCGTCCCCCGCCGGTGGCTCGACGAAGGCGAGGTCCGCCGCTACGGCTTTCACGGCGCGTCGCACCAGTTCGTCGCGGGCGCTGTGCCGGCCATGCTCGGCCGTCCGGCGCCGCGCCTGGTAAGCTGCCACCTCGGCGGCAGCAGTTCGATGTGCGCCATCCGCGACGGGCGGTCCGTCGACACCACGATGGGCTTCTCCCCGCAATCGGGCCTCGAGAACGCCACGCGCCACGGCGAGTTGGATGCGTTCGCCGTGATCTACATGCAGGAACGCTTCGGCATGACGCCGGAGGCCATCCGTCAGGAACTCGCCGGCGGCGGCGGACTGGCGGGCATCTCGGGAATCGCCGGCGGCGACGTGCGCGACCTCGAAGCCACCGGAACGCCCGAAGCCGCCGCCGCGCTCGACGTGTTCGCCTACCAGGTGCGAAAGACCATCGGCGCTTACGGCGCGGCGATGGGCGGTATCGACGCGGTGGCGTTCACCGGCGGAATCGGCGAAAACGCGGCCGGTCTGCGGCGAAGGATTCTCGAGCCGCTCGGCTTTCTCGGAATCGCCCTCGACAAGGCGAACGAGACCGGCGCCGGCGATCGCCTGGTGTCGGCGCCGGATTCCAAGGTCGCCATCGTCGTTCTACGTACGAACGAGGAACTGATCGTCGCGCGCCGCGCCTGGCGCCTGCTCTCGGGAGGTTAG